TAACATCTAATGGATAACATGATGACATTTAAAGGATACGTCTGGCCATGttatgtatttttcttattgtcaacaaatctaaaaaacaacaatgaattgattctGCTAACCTaagtattgtctgtgtgtgcagtggtggaagaagtacacaGATCTTGTACTTAAattagcaataccacagtgtagaaatactctgttagatTTCCAATGAAGTAAAGTTCAAAGGTACTGTCATCAAATTATACTACAAAAGTAGCCTACTCATTATGCAGAGCGGcatatttcagaataatgtacaAACGTATATTATATTAATGGTTTATTggtgcattaatgtgttcatcactttaatgttgcagctggtaaatgtGGGgctcattttaattactttatattaTATGGCTTGGCAATTTCTGTCCATAGATCAATAACATTTTCTCTTAATCTATACATCACAATTTATACATAATAAtgtatttgttgattatattttgttgattaatctgaATATGCAAAATAACGGTATAAAGGTATAATAAAGGtatcaaatacattttgtaaaaagtacaaaactGTGGAGGAGTGTAACCTCAATGCAGAGCAACTGTATGGATTGCATAATTATAAAAATGAGGAAATCCAGGTTTGGTGTTGGTCACAGATTTTTATTAACCCCACCCATTTACTGTAAATCATTTTGCAGACTATGCCCTCTGCTGGCAAACATTAAAACACCCATTTTAGTcttttctaaatgtttttttggtgtAAACATGAGTATAATTTGGGCTATAAAAAGCTTgaggtatgtagcctacattaagTTGGGTGTCATGGTGGCCTATAGTGTTCTAAGACAAGTATCTTATCTCTTGAACTTCCCTGGTTTGAAtccagttccacattcatatcGTCGCTGTCCGTCTCTTCCCCTATAAGACTGTCTGCTTTATGACTATCAAATATGGATATAAAAAGTAATTCTAAAACATGActtgaaacaacaacaacactggcTGTTCTTCCCAAATGTGAGCCTGGGACCAAATCAGATTTCTCATACATTACAGTTAAGGTATTTCAAGTGTAACTCCACTAACTTGTGTCACAACAAAGCTAACTGAAGCTTAACTTAAATGGATGGGGGAAAACAATGTAATCACCAAAAATACTCATAAATGCAAATACATCCACATAAGCAGTCATTAAATCTGACGAGAAAAAGGGTTAAATACCCTACCCTGTGTCACCACACACTTGCCTGTTTGCTGAGAAGTCCATAAGCAGAAGTACAAAAATAGTTTCACTTCTGTTTTTCGCCTGTTGAGGTGGAACAAGAGCTGCTGCTGCATGCGAGTAGAAAGCCACTGAATGAGCAGCAGGGTTTTTACACACTTTTACCTCCGTCAGTACGGTTGAATGATGAGGAAGGAGAGTATATCACTAAGGGTGAGTGGTTTccccattttgaaaaaaaaattaccttGTTATTCTTATTAGTCTTTTAAGTGTCTGTGGTATTATTTTGATGAATCGTCAGACTTTGTAGTGGATTTCTACCTTTTAGTCTAGTTTAAGCTGTCTTTTCATTCATATAATGTAAAGTAACGTAAATCGATTGTCTTAAGCTAATACATTTAACAACGAtagatttatttcatttttacttaAATGGAAAGAGTTTAGTCCTCAATCCACAAAATGTACACCCATAATGCAATACAATACTACAACACAACGGACCAGAGACACAATCTCAAGAAAAACTTATGTATTAGTGAGTATTATTGCATTTTAAAGGTGCTcctattattttgtccacccacaggggcttttttttttaatacatgtaaGGTAGCCTAAACTACAAAGACTGTGGGTTTCCTGTTGTGTAGGTGAGTTTAGGTGCTAGTAAAATGTTCTTCTGTGAGAAATATGAAtggtacattaaaaaaaaaacttagaaGTTGAGTTAAGTTGAAGAGAAAAGGTGAAGACTCAGTGTTATATATTAGTGTTAGGAAACAATCCAATCACGATTGTTTCGTGGTTTCGAATCCTATCATCTAGGCTTGACCTCTgtgagttgattctgaaagcAGTGGCGAGCTCGGAGAACAAAGTGACACGAAGCAGGGTTCTGTTCACAGTGTTCTAAAGGTTTAAGCAGACACACAAGGTtatatacattttctaacaatcgCTCCATTCACTTCGATGACGTGACAGTAGATTGACAAGAAAGGGGCTCCATAGAAGAGGGGGACTGGTTCAAGGTTGGTTCACACAGATACATCTTCAGGAAGGCAAACAGTATTACAATTTATGGTACAGATGTATGATATCACTTCAAACAGATGAGAGCTGCTTTGTTCTCTCATTTTTTATGAGTTTTCACGGAATGGAATGTAACATATTCACCACAACTAGTTATACAAAAAGTTATTAGTCAAACAGAAAGGCCAAACATTTACTGGTGTCAGGTTgactgtttttctctgttttgtaaatgatatatctttgggttttagactgttggtgACCAAGCAAGATATTTAAAGACATCAGAATAGACTCTGGGAAATGTTGATGGGCATTTGTCACTgtactttctgtcattttatgaaacaaacagttgattaaaaaataatcaatagatTTTAGGTTTATGTTTAAGTTTATTGTCCTCTGTATAGGAATGACTTGTATAAAGGCACTCTTATTTTAAAAACCACACACATCTAGAATTAAAATGTAGGATACAGATGTAATCTGATACAAAACAATAGATGCATTTGTAGTTATACACTGCGATGCAAAGACGATTCTCGATATTATTTGATATTATTACTTGTTAAGGAATAAAAGTATGTATTATGACAGAATCAGAAAAcatgtttcctattatttatttGGTTTCATTCTTTGTTCAATTATATTTTCTGTGAATTTGTGTCTCCTTAAATGTGCCAACATATAATTCTGGGATgagaatattggacttaaattCATTCAAGTTGACACCAAATACCTCCAAATGAATGGTAATGCTGCTCCATATAGCTGCTAGATGTGAAATAAGTCAATGTTTTTACTGGTTTAAGTTCATATTTCCTgtctaaaaacaacaatatttaAAGATGTTTAGTCTAAAAAATATCATTATCCTTCAAATTTGATTTGTAAACCTCCTCAGGTCCTTAAAACCCCCAAATTCCCAGACATAATACTGCAGACATGATGTAAATAAAACACCTCATGGCTTCAGTAACTGCCTTTAAATTGCTTCAGATCTGTTCGTCTTTCCACCTCTTATCAGGTTGAGGTTTAACTAGAGTAGAGGCGCTTTAACTGGGCACTGTCACATCCAGGAATTAAACCAGCTTCCCTGACTAAGTGACTGGTAAGATCCTCTTTATTTTAGAGGAACAAATAATTTCATTGTAATGGCACGTGAGGGTTTAATTATCATGAATATTGTCTTCCTCCAGTGAAGTATGGCACTGAGTAGCTGTCAAGCTCCTATGTTGGTGGAAGACTCCAGCTTGGAGGGTTGGAAGGTGATTGGCTCCGGGGGTTTCGGACAAATCTACAAAGCCAGGCATCGTCAGTGGGGCTGTGATGTGGCCATTAAACTGCTTCATTATGATGACGGGTAAGTGGTAACAAAGAGCAATATGTATACATTTAAGTTGTGAATTATTCAAAAtgctaacaaacacacacaggaccagtgCGTCTTTGCTGCGTGAGCTCGACATGATGCGCCGAGGAAGCAGCCCGTATGCTATTCAGGTCCGAGGGGTCTTCAGGGGTCGAGTGCCCTCCTCTGGCTCGTCAACACAGCTCGGTCTGGTCATGGAGTTAATGGAAAGAGGATCACTGGCCTCCCTACAggtaaccagtggtggaagaagtgctTATACCTCTActtaaagtagcaataccactctgtaacaatactctgttataagttaaagtcatgccttaaaaaatgaaaaagtagaAGAACAAAAGTGTAAGCGTatttaaagtaccaaaagtaaaagtacttgttgGGCAGAGCAGCCCCCTTTAAGAGTGTAATGTTgttatataaacttagcacaaaaagtaacaaTTTATAAACAGGAGTCttagtagcgtgtggaagaaccatacacagccacaacagcctggcacctcctcctcatgcctcagcctggtcacacactgctgggGGATGGCAttccattcttcaaccagcatttgtcgcaagtcagccaacatggttgtgttggtcactctggcacgaacagcacgcccaagctgatcccacaagtgttcaatggggttgaggtcaggactgctggttgaagaatgggatgtcatcccacagcagtgtgtgaccaggctggtgaccagcatgaggaggaggtgccaggctattgtggctgtgtatggttcttccacacgctactgaggctcctgtttgtgaaatgaataaattgtttaaATGTCAATATGTCTCGTTTCTTCAAACCtaaatcatccaatccaccaaacaccaaacgagtcaatggcagaataagctgtttggcattggcagagaagatttggcaaatatttcatgggcgcaacccacatactcagcgctgcagctcatcccacaaatgctgttccttacaaatggggcaccattttaAAGGGAACTAACAacgctttccaacggtataagatgtattaccaaaaagcattgttaccacagagaaataatctaccaaacacaaatttccttactttttttgCTAAGTTGATGTATCATGTAATTGGAATATTATTCCTGAGGCATTGACACATAAGATGTGATGATTAAGTAACTAATTTGTATTAGTTTAATCTATATTGTGTCATACTTTATACGTTGATCATATATTTTGTATGTAAAGTCATAATCAAAGCAACAAAAGCATTAGCATActgatgttagcatgctaatgtcaACACGTAGCTCACAGCACTGCAGTCCCTATTAAGTATAGCCTCACAGAGctactagcatggctgtatataCTCTCTTGTTTATTATCATGAAACCATAAATAGCACCTACTTCCTACTTATATCAACCTTTTCCTTTATGTCTTTCTTATATAGTAAAAGTAGCTCACTGCAGCACAATGACCAATACTTGTAGATCTgtaactatgaaaataatcttaCAGGAAACCTTATGTGGAGCGCCGCCCTGGCCATTGGTCTTCAGACTGGCACACCAAGTGGCTCTGGGCTTAAACTACCTCCACAGTCTGTCCCCTCCCATGCTCCACCTGGACCTGAAGCCCAGCAACGTGCTGCTGGATTTCTATCTCAATGCCAAGGTGAGTCACAAGCTTTCAGTGAAGGCCAGGCCTCGCCTGCTGCATGCTTACTCTATATTGTCATATTAGTTTACGCACACTATGGAGACTATGGGGGCTGAACGTAATTTAAaccaaaaagacacaaacatgGTTTTACCCCTAAGTAGAAATTGCATTTGATAAAAAGATAGTGAAAGAATTTTACTATTCTACAAGAGCCCTTAACATTGTATAGTAATCATATAGTGACCCATAGGATCACCCCACTGTGATGACGCATTACTTACTTAAGAGAAGTAAAACTGATCTTTGCTTAAATAAGATCATATCCAATGGGAAGTGATCCTAATTCCTGAAACACCATTTGAATGTGTGTCCAATGAAAGTTCTAGGTCAGTTTTTCAGATAAAACATACAGTTTTctacttttatttatgtttacaaGATCATTGAAATCATCGTAATTTTCTGATAGTGTTGTTCATCAAAATTgccaattaattttctgtcaattgacTTATTGACTAATTGTGTCAGCTGTTTTTGTATTAACatttgggtagtttaatttatcacaaaaacgttttaaagtaATTTTGAAGTAAATAAAGCtggctgtcaaataaatgtagtgaagtaaaaagtacaatattgccCTGTGAAATGTAGTTGagcagaagtagaaagtggcaacaaaagaaaatgctcaaggaaagtacaagtaccccaaatgtgtacttaagtacagtactagaGTAAATTTACAATGTTACATTCCACTGGCCATCATTAACTTTTCACTAACTGCCTCCTTCCTCTCAATGCTAATATAATTAAtttcttaatttaatttatCTCTCCAGCTTACAGACTTTGGCCTTGCCCGGTATTACCGTAGCGTCACGCGGGTTTCCAAGAAGGACAgtggagaggaaggagggaCGATCAGCTACATGCCACCAGAGGCGTTCCAAGTCTCGTACAGTCCAACCCTAGCCTCTGACATCTACAGGTACAAGGGCATCGAACCAGCACTTGGATTGAAGTGTTTTATACCATATAATGACCAATAATTACCTAATTTTAGATGTACATGTTTTACATGATCATATGGCTGTCATTTTGACTTTTATTAAAGGGAAAATACAAATAGCTTGTAGTAGGAATAATATTAGTCATTTTACAGTAGTgcaattaaatatattttcatatatAGACTGACTTTTCATTTGTTTGCTCTTTGACTACACTGGTGGAGCTGTCCTGTGTCTGTCATTAATATGTGTTGTGGTATGAAATGATAATATTATGTGTGTTTAGTCTCTGTCTTATGATGTCCtaagtacggtggccgacagaggcaaacacactgcaacttaatgaaacacatgcctatagacaaaacacaagcaaactaagaaaacatcttcattaatttgacaacacatgcgcagcatttagcaaacgctctgcaaatacacacaacacaaccaaatacagaaacgcgctgcaaatacacacaacacaaccaaatacagaaacacgctgcaaatacacacaaccaaatacagaaacgatgcaaatGCAACAAataaaacgctgcatccagtttacacaacgaaagttctccaggcctctagggggagcACTAAGTGAAACAGCTTGATTTATGACCCCAAATCAGGTCAatttaatgaagatgttttcttaatttgcttgtgttttgtctatttgcgtgtgtttcattaagttgcagcgcgtttgcccctgtcggccaccataCTAAAGAGGatcctaaataaacaaacaaataagcaaGGGTAATTTATCACCACCAAGCAACTTTAAAGTGTCACTCAGTGTTGATACATTTACTTATGCACACTTGTTAAACACAAGTTCAGTCATGGCAGGAAGTCAAATATCAATGGTTTAGTTCTTTAAAAGGTTATGGAAATGATTGGAGTATACAGTAAAAGCATTCACTGCAATTGATCAAACTTCCAGATACTCAGGTGACTTCATCTGTCAAACCGCACCTTAATGCCTGTTATGATATAAATAGTAATTCTGGTATGtatctctctccgtctcttttTCAGTTATGGTATACTCTTATGGGCCATTGTCACAGGGAAACAACCATATGCACGTAAGTGTCTTTATGCCTCTCTTAGCCTttctcttatttattttttttacatttgagtttttttttttttccataacgACACATGGTGCAAGTGTGGCATGATTTTATATGTGTAACCACACttactgtttgttttcttgGCTCTGAAGTGGCTTGTAAACAAAAGTCCTGTTCACTTAAGGGTTTTTATTGCAATTTTAGCAagtaccttttttattttattgttatgtCATTATACTTTGTTTTTATAGAAAAATGAGACAATGCCAGTGGAAATTGGTGCACTATGTGTTGCTTTCAGCCCATTAATTGCATGGAGAGGTGGTAGCAAGGAGTATTTTTTAATCCTACCACAGGGGGGGGCGCCTTCTTATTATCAAATTCTACTCAGCTATACAAAGTGGCTTTAAATCTCAATTATGTTGGAGGCGgtgcaacaagctgtaaacaatATTGACATATTGTCACCTTATAAAGTGACAGATGCTAAAAGGCTCCtgagatacaaatacaagaccCCTGCAGAGTTGGGTGAAAATAGTCTTTGCATTTGACACAAGCAACATCTTTTACATTAGTTGTCATTTAACCCATTATTCGTATTCAAAATATAGATTAATGCAG
The sequence above is drawn from the Sander lucioperca isolate FBNREF2018 chromosome 17, SLUC_FBN_1.2, whole genome shotgun sequence genome and encodes:
- the ripk3 gene encoding receptor-interacting serine/threonine-protein kinase 3 isoform X2; translation: MALSSCQAPMLVEDSSLEGWKVIGSGGFGQIYKARHRQWGCDVAIKLLHYDDGTSASLLRELDMMRRGSSPYAIQVRGVFRGRVPSSGSSTQLGLVMELMERGSLASLQETLCGAPPWPLVFRLAHQVALGLNYLHSLSPPMLHLDLKPSNVLLDFYLNAKLTDFGLARYYRSVTRVSKKDSGEEGGTISYMPPEAFQVSYSPTLASDIYSYGILLWAIVTGKQPYAHAKSSLVRLRIPEGDRPLLDEIRVQAAGRAGLTGLMELMERCWDTRPEQRPSSLECTTETEELYKIHKHAINDAVHQVLKKLDQMEEETMIEQIGRVHITQAAEGERFEAMNVDNTPTGGPPIQEMAGGCTANQTDNARVKDKCHSFQICLHLDLQARVISPLFAPLDRHCRLLRLGGQLKAAQQNLPSRLLDQICLHSTTVSFPAPTLSKFTSAT